GCCCCAACCCTGATCGGCCCCGGCGCGCACGGCAGTTGGGCCGCCGACGTTCCGCACCTGTACCAAGCACCGTCCGGAGACGTCGAGGCTCTGCTGATCGTGCGCTACCCCCAGTGAAACCTCGCGGATGATCCCGTGTCTCACGATGCGCCGTCGCCGGGGCGGTCCGCACCCGTCGTCGGGTGAATGGGGCCTTCCAGCAGGGAGAGCGAACGGCCGGTGCGGCCGCTGCGCACCGCGATGAGTTCCGCCGCGAAGGACACCGCGGTCTCCTGCGGCGTCGACGCGCCCAGGTCGAGGCCGACGGGTGCGTGCAGCTTCGCCACCGCGTCAGGCGACACACCGGCCTCCGCCAGGTCGCGGATCCTTCGTGCCTGGGTGCGCCGGGAACCGAGCGCACCCACATAGGCCAGCGGCCGGCCGAGTGCCTCGGCGAGGACGGGGATGTCGAACTTCGGATCGTGCGTCATCACGCACACCACGGTCCTTCGGTCGGTCTCCACACCCGCCAGATACCGGTGGGGCCAGTCGATCACGACGTCATCGGCGTGCGGGAAGCGCTCGGGCGTGGTGAAGGTGGAGCGTGCGTCGCACACGGTGACGTGGTATCCGAGGAAGGCTCCGATCTGGCTCACGGCGGCGGCGTGGGTGTTGGCCCCGAAGACCAGCAGCCGTGGTGGCGGCGACCATGCCTCGAACAGAACCCGGGGCTCGTCCTCCACACCCATGGCGTAGGT
This Streptomyces misionensis DNA region includes the following protein-coding sequences:
- a CDS encoding XdhC family protein, which encodes MRHLAPRLLEWQAAGAPYAIASVVAVRGSAPLEPGAALCVHADGTALGSVSGGCVEGAVYELAREVLASGQPRFASFGYSDDDAFAVGLTCGGEIDVFVQVVQDATARVLATALLAAEARRPVVVARVMSGLHGQCGGAVAVWKDGHLGSTGSADLDLAVLADARAMLDQDETAVRTYAMGVEDEPRVLFEAWSPPPRLLVFGANTHAAAVSQIGAFLGYHVTVCDARSTFTTPERFPHADDVVIDWPHRYLAGVETDRRTVVCVMTHDPKFDIPVLAEALGRPLAYVGALGSRRTQARRIRDLAEAGVSPDAVAKLHAPVGLDLGASTPQETAVSFAAELIAVRSGRTGRSLSLLEGPIHPTTGADRPGDGAS